The Arachidicoccus terrestris genome includes the window ATTTTCCATTGATTATCAGTACAAAATAAAGTAATTTTCTTCAAAGTTTTATTTTTGTGTTGAGAAAATAAGTTAATTTTAGTGATATCAACTGATTTAGATACCTTATAAGGATGGACGATGGCAATACAAATTATTGATTTTGGTAGTGAACCCTACCTGCAAATGCTCCAATTAAGGCATCAGATTTTACGAAAACCTTTAGGACTGGAACTCTCCAAAAGAGATACGGTGGAGGATGAATCCGATATACTGATTGGATGCTTTGAAAGCGATAAGATCATGGGCTGCTGCATGCTCAAAAAAATGGACCCCCATACAATGCGGCTTAGACAGATGGCCGTCAGCAGTGGACTGCAGGGTAAAGGTGTAGGCCGGGCGCTAGTTAGCTTTGCTGAAAATATTGCATTGGATTTTGGCTATACCCGTATGATTATGCATGCGCGTAACTCTGCCTTAGGGTTTTATAAAAAATTGGGATATGATGTGGTAGGAGAACCTTTTACCGAAGTCTCGCTGCCCCATCGGCTCATGGAAAAAAAGCTGGAGCGGCCTCTTTAACGGAAAACTGAACTTCCGTCAGGTCCGGCCTTTTCGGATGTGGGAAGCTAATAGCGCTCTCAGTTTAATAATAAAGTCAGCATTCATGGAAGATTTGGGGAATAAAAAGAAAGACCGCGGGCCAAAATACAGGTGAAAAAACTGGCCCGACTCAAAATAGTTGCTAAACTTATTCCAGTCCCAGCTCATCGACCCCCGCTCGTTTTCCAGACCAACACCCACCTCATTAAACGTGGCAATATACTGATCCTGGAATGTCCGAAGTGCTCTTTTATATACCATTCTGGGCATAATAAACCAAAAGATCAACATCAGGATAAACCAAAGCAGAGAACAAAGCAGAAAAGCCTGGGGCCGGATCTTTTCCATCCAAAAGAGTATCGCCGCTACAATCGCAAATATATTAACGGCATAAGCCATGACTTTTACCTCTGGCCTGGAAACAAAGTGTACCCTGAGTCCCTGCAGCACCTTGGGCTTCTCATATTGAAAACTATATTGCATAATGATAATTGCGCCAAATTTAGCGCAATAATCAGAAACATTGGCTCCCTGTAGAAAATTTCTGCCCCCTCAAAGCGAACTCTTGTAAGTTGTTTTGTACCTTGTGCCTGTAATAATTTAACAATCAAATCATATTTAAATCAATAACCCCATTTTCTGGTATAGCCTGGCAGATAATACTTATCGCTTATTGTAACTGCATGTCCAATTATTATAACCGGGCATTTCAAACCAGTAAACTCAAAACGCATTCGGATGAAAAAGTTCTATTTATGTGCCTTATCATTGCTACTGCTGCAGGGCGCATTTGCCCAAAACACGGAGAGCAAGTATAATCAGCACGAGGCATTTGCCCCTGATTTCTATACACAGTCCGGTAACATGTATCGCAGTGCAGATGGCACACCAGGTCCCGCCTATTGGCAAAACCGTGCCGATTACAATATTCAGGTCCGGTTGGATACCGCTGCCAAAACGATAAAGGGCTCCGTGGAGATCAGCTATACCAATAACAGCCCTGACGGACTACCTTATTTGTGGTTGTATGTCGACCAGAATATATACAGAGAAGACTCAAGAGCCACAGCGACCACTCTTATCAGCGGGGGACGCTGGGCTACCCCGGTTTATACCAAGGGGGATGAGATCAGCGCCATTACGCTTAAAATGGATGGCAAGTCTTATCAGCCTAAATATAGAATCACGGATACCCGGCTACAGATTCTTTTGCCAAAGGAACTTTCAGCTAAAGGAGGAAAAGCCTCCATCAAAATTGATTACGGCTTTACAATCCCGGAAAGGGGCACTGACCGAATGGGACGTTTACACACAAACAACGGCTGGATATATGAAATTGCACAATGGTATCCCAGAATGTGTGTCTATGATGATGTTGAAGGCTGGAACACCTTACCTTATTTAGGTGCAGGAGAATTCTATTTAGAATATGGTGACATCCATTATGCCATAACTGCGCCTTCCAATATGGTCATCGTTGGATCGGGGACACTGGATAACCCGGCCGAAGTATTAACTAAAAAACAGATTGCTCAGCTGGATAAAGCCAAAAACAGTGACGCAACTGTCATGATTCACTCATTAGAAGATGTAAAAAGCGGTAAGGATCACCTTCAAAAAAAGGAATTAACCTGGAAGTTCAGCTGTTTAAATACCCGCGATGTCGCCTGGGCGGCCTCCAAGGCTTTTATTTGGGATGCGGCACGCATTAAAATGCAAAGTGGAAACGAGATCCTGGCTCAGTCTGTATACCCTGAAGAATCTGCCACGGCCAACGGTTGGGACAGCTCAACCTATTATACCAAGCGTTCCATAGAGATCAACTCTTACTGGCACGACTTCCCTTATCCGGTTGCCACCAATGTAGCCGGGACCGTAGGTGGAATGGAGTACCCCGGCATTGTTTTTTGCAGTTCCCGTGCAACCGGCGCCTCATTATGGTTTGTAACGCTCCATGAGTTCGGCCACAACTGGTTCCCGATGCTGGTAGGTTCTAATGAGCGTAAATATGCCTGGATGGACGAGGGTTTTAACACCTTTACCAATTACTTCTCATCTCGTATTTTCCATGGCGGTGCTTATAATAATGAGCCGGATAAATACAGAGTAGCGAAACGCTTTTTCAAAGAAGGCGCAGAGGTCCCTATGACGATCCCCGATGTTATTCAGCCTCATAACCTGGGAGATGAGGGGTATTATAAACCGGCAGTAGGCCTGCTGATCCTCAGAGATGTTATTCTCGGACCAGAACGGTTTGACGCCGCCTTTAAACAATATATTAAAGACTGGGCATACAAGCATCCGACCCCGGCTGATTTCTTCCACAGTATGGAAAATACCGCAGGCGAAGACCTGGGCTGGTTCTGGAGAGGCTGGTTCTATAATAACTGGGCCATTGATCAGTCGGTCAAGAACGTCGATTATGTAGACGGCGATCCCACCAAAGGCGCATTGATCACCCTGGAGAATATCGGTCAGATGCCCTTGCCGGTTCAAATGGAGATCCAACAGGAAAATGGTCAGACACTCGAAATGAAGCTTCCCGTGGAAATCTGGCAGCGGGGCGGCCAGTGGACTTTACAGGCCAAGACCACTTCCAAAATCAAAAAGGTTACCTTGGATCCTAAAAAGCAATACCCGGATGTAGACGCTTCCAATAATGTCTGGCCGAATGCCGCATCCACTGCCATGGCGATCCCCTCAGGCATTAAAGCACAGGATATCATTAATAATTATATCCAGGCGATTGGCGGCAAAACGAAACTGGCCGCCGTAAAAACCTATCATGAAAAGCTCGAAGGGACCACCAGCGGGACAAAGGTCAATGTAGATATCTACTACAAATCTCCTGATAAATTTTCCGAGGTCGTCAACTTACCCGATATGAACATGGACGTAATGAAGGTCGTTCTGAATGGCAATAAAGGCACGATGACCCAACAGGGAAAAACACAGCCACTGGAAGGTAAAATGTTGGCTTCCTTTAAAAACTCCATGGGCATTTTCCCTGAGCTGAAGTACGGCCAGGCGGGTTATAAACTGGAGGCGAAAGACATCCAGGAGGTCGATGGCAAAAAGGCTTATCGTGTCATTGTAACCAATCCTCAGAGCTATGTAACCACTAACTACTATGACATCAATACCCATTTGAAAGTTAAGACGGAATCACCACAGGGCTCAGCCGTATTCAGTGACTACAGAGATGTCAAGGGTATAAAAATACCGTATGGCAACATAACAGATAACATGGGTCATCAGTCTAAAATGACTGCCACTCAAGTAGAGATCAATACACCGCTGGCAGACACGCTCTTCCAGTAACGGTAAGTTCTCCACGCGCAACGGTCATAAACAAAATCCCCGCCACGAAAAGTAAATCGCAGCGGGGATTTTTATTTATCTTACCATACCGTAAGTAACGGCGGGTCTGTTCGCTTAACCATTCATCGAAGCCAGGAATTCTTCGTTACTCTTCGTTCCACGCATTTGCTTCAAGAGGTCATTCATCGCTTCCTCCGTCTTCATATCTCCTAAGTAAACACGAAGTACATTGATACGGGAAAGCACTTCTTTGCTGATGAGTAAGTCATCTCTTCTGGTAGAAGAAGCAACAATATCAATGGCCGGGAAGATACGGCGATTGGCCAGCCTTCTATCCAGCAACAACTCCATATTACCAGTACCTTTAAACTCTTCGAAGATCACCTCGTCCATCTTACTGCCGGTATCAACCAGTGCTGTGGCCAGGATCGTCAGTGAACCGCCATGCTCAATTTTACGTGCGGCACCAAAGAATTGTTTAGGCTTTTGCATAGCATTACTTTCCACACCACCGGAAAGCACCTTACCGGAAGCAGGAGCTACTGTATTATGGGCTCTGGCCAGGCGGGTAATACTATCCAGTAATATCACTACGTCATGTCCGCATTCAACCAATCTCTTGGCTTTCTGGAGTGCCATAGCAGACACCTTTACATGTTTTTCAGCCGGCTCGTCAAAGGTAGAGGCGATGACTTCTGCCTTAACACTACGCTCCATATCTGTCACCTCTTCAGGGCGCTCGTCAATCAGGACGACCATCAGATAACATTCGGGATGATTGGCGGCGATGGCATTGGCAACTTCTTTCAACAGTACGGTTTTACCCACTTTTGGCGGAGCTACGATAAGACCGCGCTGTCCTTTACCAATCGGCGTAAACAAGTCCATGATACGTGTACTGTAATTGATCGGGCTTTGATACAGATTCAGTTTTTCGAACGGGAACAGCGGTGTCAGATAATCAAACGGAACTCTGTCACGCACTTCGTCCGGGCTCTTGCCATTAATAGTTTCAACTTTTAAGAGCGCAAAATATTTTTCTCCCTCTTTGGGAGGTCTAACGGAACCGTAAACCGTATCTCCTGTTTTCAGGCCAAATAATTTAATCTGTGAAGGAGAAACATATACGTCATCCGGAGATGACAGATAATTGTAGTCAGAAGACCGCAAAAATCCATACCCGTCAGGCATCATTTCCAGCACACCTTCACTTAAAATAATACCGTCAAATTCAATATTGAATACCGGTTCCTTTTTCTGAAACTTAGGACGCCGGTCATTTACCGTGGGAGGAATCAGATCAGCTTCATCAATCTTTTCCAGTTCTTCTACAGAAATATCTCCTTCATCATTGGACAATAAAGCCAAAAAGGCATCAGAGATCTTAGGAATATCGTTATCGTTTAGCAAGTCAGTATCTTTATTAGTGGAGGGTGTTTTTCCGGCGCTTTCTGTGGCAGCAGCAGTCGCTGTTTTTGTCTTGGAGGCCGGGGCTGAGGACTCTTCCTCTGTCTTTTTGGCTCCGGCAGGCCTGCTGGCAGGTGCTTTTGTTTCTTTTTTTGCTTCCAGTTTCACACCGACTTTTTCCTGGTGCTCTGCGTCTTCTTTCTTTTCCGCTTTAGCCACCGGAGCTTTCTTAACGGTTTTGCGTGCTCTCTTTCGTGGTTTGGCGTCCTGTTCAGGTTCATCGCTCATTACTTCAGCGTCTTCAGTAGTGTTTCCCGTTGTAGCTTTAACGGTTCTTTTTCTGCCGGGTTTTTTCTTTTCCCCTGCTTTTTTGTCTTCGCTCTCATCTACGGCCTGTTTGTCCAGGATTTTGTATATAAGATCTTGTTTGTCGTTTTTTTTCGAGGCAGGTACTTTTACTTTTAGTTGTTCCGCAATTTTGAGCAATTCCGGAACCAACATATCATTTAATTGCAAAATGTCGTACATAAAATATGTATAAATTGAAATGTGAGGTTCACTTGAGCGCGCATAAAAATAGTGGCGCTGTCGTTCTATGTATTAAAAAAAATTAAGGATAAGTTTGTGATCTTTTTTGAAAAAAACAAGCAAAGAAATGAACTGGTTGTTTTAACTTAAAGCCTGTTTCCGCTGCAATATTACAACAAATATTTTATTGGCAAATTTTTTTTCGCGTTAAAATTTTAGTGAAAATCAGGTATTTTTGAAGAAAACCCGCCATGTATCTAGACGATGTTCGTGATTTTACACTATCCCTTGATCCTGAAATAGATGAATGTTTTCCCTTTGGGCCGGAAACCTTTGTCTATAAAACAGGCGGGAAAATATTTTTGCTGATGGCCTTCGATGACGTAGATTTAAGGCTGAATCTGAAATGCGACCCGGACAGGGCCGTTGAACTCAGAGAAAGATATCCGGCAATTATCCCGGGTTATCACATGAATAAAAAACACTGGAATACCGTTATTTTGGATGGCAGTCTGCAAACAGATATGGTCAGAGAATTGATTCAGCATTCGTTCGGACTTGTTTATAAAAAGCCGGAAAAGCGAACAAAAGGAGCAGGCAAACCACGTAAAAAGAAATAATTATATGCAAAATCACGAAATAGATTACCGCGTCATCGGTGAAGAAATGCAGTATGTCGAGGTGGAACTCGATCCCGGAGAATCCGCCATTGCCGAGCCAGGCAGCTTTATGATGATGGAAGACGGCATCCAGATGCAAACCATTTTCAGCGATGGCAGCGCACAGAATGCCGGTATTCTGGGTAAGCTTTTCTCTGCCGGCAAACGGTTATTGGCAGGAGAGAACCTCTTTATGACGGCTTATACAAATATTGCCGGTGCACAGAAAAGACATGTGAGCTTTGCAGCTCCTTATCCCGGCAAGATCATACCCATCGACCTATATAACTTAGGGGGGAAAGTCATTTGTCAGAAAGACGCCTTTCTATGTGCAGCGAAGGGCGTTTCCGTAAGTATAGAATTTCAGCGTAAGCTAGGTACAGGCCTGTTTGGCGGGGAAGGGTTTATCATGGAGAAGCTGGAAGGAGACGGGATGGCCTTTATGCATGCCGGCGGTCATGTTGTTCAAAAAGAACTGCGGCCAGGGGAGGTGCTCAAGGTGGATACCGGCTGTATCGTCGGCTTTACCGGGCAGGTTAATTACGATATAGAATTCATCGGCGGCATCAAGAATACTTTGTTTGGCGGGGAAGGCGTCTTCTTTGCAACGCTGAGAGGGCCAGGCACCGTCTGGATCCAATCGCTGCCTGTTAGCCGCCTGGCAGGCAGGATCCTTGCCTATGGCACCTATAAACAAAAAGACGAAGGGAGCATTTTGGGGGCACTGGGCGGATGGCTGGATGGCGATAACAGCAGATGATACAACATTCAATCGACTGGTTTTTTAAAAAAATTAATGCCGGGGGAGCACTGTGGATCAACAAATAAATCTCGGACAAACGCAACTTTTACAGGAAATAGCCCGGGGCGATGAGCAAGCATTTAAGCAGCTGGTGGATACATACAGCGACCGGCTGGGTCTATTTATTGCCGCTATCACAAAAGACCATCAGTTGGCTCAGGAGGTTGTGCAAGACGTCTTTTTAAAAATCTGGCAGAACCGTGAATCATTAATTGCGGTAAATAACTTTCAAAACTGGCTCTTTGTGATATCGAAACACCGGGCCATAAACGCGCTAAGAAGAGCCATTTCCCTTCATTACACCCCGGACGAACAGATCATTGTTGAAACGGATAACCAGGACCTGCTACTCGAAAAAGAACGCAGGTTCTGCCTGTTGGACGAGGCGGTTGCAAACCTGCCTGAACAGCAGCGAAAAGTCTACTTACTAAGCAGAAGGGGCGGAAAAACTTATAAACAAATAGCTGCCGAACTGGAGCTCTCTCCAGGTACAGTCAAAAAATATCTTCAACTCGCTGTTGCTCAAATCATAAAGCAGGTAGAGAAAGGAGCCACGTTGACTTTTTTTATTTTTTTTCTAAAATAATGTAAAATCCATACCCCCTTTTTTTTATTTTTTGTGTCCTTTAAGTAAACGTTCTATTAATTTTTAAGGATACATGGACCCGAACACAGAAGATCTATTGAATAAATGGCTGGACGGAAGTCTTACCCGGCCTGAAGCAGACACCCTGCTTCAGGCCTGTAAGGATCCTGAGTTACAGTCAACGCTGGATAACTGGCTCTTCAATCAATACGATCACCCTGCAGACAAGGCTGTTTATTTTTCCAGGGAACAAAAAAGGGTTATTTATAATAAAGCGATCCGACCCGACACAGGAAGCGCCTCCGCTGTTCCTGCGATTGCCGAATCGTTAATGCAATTCCGCCGGCCGGCAGACGCTCCGGGGACGGCTTTCTCTTCTCGCAGAAAAAGCAGAAGGAGAAGGATGCTGAAAGCAGCAGCATCGATTTGCATTATCGGCTGTCTGGTATTTTTGTTTTTTAAACTGAACCATCCTCCGGCGCCTGTTAAGTCCCTGACACAAGCTACGGTCAGTGATATAGCTGCGCCCTTACTGGCCACACCTACCATTAGCTGGGGACAAAGCCATCAAGCTATCGCTATCGATCAGGCCTTAAAAGATCGTGCGGCCCGAATCAGCCAAGATAAGAATGGCTGTCTGGTATTTAATCCCGTCAGCCCAACGGCTCCTTCCGGCACAGTTTCCGTACCGAGAGGCAGCCGGCCGGTGCATATCCAGCTTCCGGACGGATCGCAGGTATGGATCAATACCGGCTCCTCATTAAGGTTCCCCGGTATGTTTGACGGCAGCAAGAGAACTGTGTATCTGACAGGTGAAGCTTATTTTGAGGTAGTGCACAACAAAAAACAAATCTTTGAAGTAAGGCAGGGAGATAACACCGTATCCGTATTAGGCACACATTTTAATATCAATGGCTATGCAGATAATCCCGCAACAAAAGTAACACTGCTGACAGGACTCGTTCAAGTCAACCACGCCTCCTATTTACATCCTGCCGAACAGGCCGTTGTAAAAGAAGGCAGCATACAAATACATAAAGATATAGATCTGCAACAGGTCATGGCCTGGAAAAATAATCAGTTTTATTTTAACGGAACCACAGCCCAGGACATTCTAAGGCAACTTGCCAGGTGGTATAATATAGAAATTGTTTATAAGGGGCAAGTGCCGCAGGGACATTACTCCGGCATCATCAGTAAAGACAATAGCCTGTCGCAGGTATTGACAATCCTGGAAACAGGTGGTATAAAATTCAAATTACATCAACAGTCATTATGGATCTATTAAAACAATGTTTTTTCGGATAATTGTTACCTGCCCCAGATAAAAAGGTCGAAACACTGCCATGTTTCGACCGGTTACGGGCTAGTAATAGACTTTTATTATTTCACCCCAAAACTTGATCAAAAGTATGACAAAGATTCCTAATCGCATCTGGCGAAAGTCCAGGTGCAAAATCTGGTTAACAATGAGACTCACAACCATTCTTGTTCTTGCCTTCAGTCTACAGCTGAGTGCGAGAGGCATTGCACAGAAAGTTTCTATCCAGGGTAAGCAGATTTCCGTTGAAAATTTCATCCGCGAAATCCACAGGCAGACCGGCTATCAATTCTTTTTCAATGATGCCTTGCTCAAAAATGCACCGGTAATTAAAGCCTTACCCTTCATCAATACCCCCTTAGAGCGGGCATTGCAAAAAGCATTTGAAAACCAAGGCTTTTCTTATAAAATAATTGAGAAAACGATTACACTTTTGCCTAAAAAAGAAGCAAAGAGCGCTCCCGAAAAGCAAGCCGAGCAACCAAAGCAGTGGCGTCTGACCGGAACTGTAACCGATTCCACAAACTCCCCATTATCAGGCGTTTCTGTCACCATAGAGGGAACCAGCCAGGGTACGGTGACCGATCAGGCCGGTCATTTTTCCCTTCTGGTCACCGAAGGCAATACCCTTCATTTTTCTTTTATTGGGTATAAGGCACACACCGTCACCATCCAAGCGTCTTCTCAATATAAAGAAGGACTACGGGTTCAATTGCTGCTCGATGAGACCAGCGCCCTAAATGACCTTGTCGTCGTCGGATTCGGGAAGCAAAAAAAGGCCAACCTGACAGGAGCGGTTTCACAGATTTCAGGTAAAGACCTGGAAAACCGGCCGGTTTCCAATATCGGACAGGCCTTACAAGGCCTGATGCCTAATGTTAATATCAATATTGCCAACGGTAGCCCCAATACCACACCCAGTATTAATGTGCGCGGGGGTACTTCCTTTTCTAAAAACGGTGAGGGCAAATTTGAGATCCAGACCGGCAGTCCCTATACTTTGGTAGACGGCGTGCCCATGGATATCAGTCAGGTGAACCCGGAAGATGTGGAAACTGTAACCGTTCTAAAAGATGCGGCCTCCTCTGCCATATATGGGGCGAGGGCAGC containing:
- a CDS encoding GNAT family N-acetyltransferase is translated as MAIQIIDFGSEPYLQMLQLRHQILRKPLGLELSKRDTVEDESDILIGCFESDKIMGCCMLKKMDPHTMRLRQMAVSSGLQGKGVGRALVSFAENIALDFGYTRMIMHARNSALGFYKKLGYDVVGEPFTEVSLPHRLMEKKLERPL
- a CDS encoding YcxB family protein; this encodes MQYSFQYEKPKVLQGLRVHFVSRPEVKVMAYAVNIFAIVAAILFWMEKIRPQAFLLCSLLWFILMLIFWFIMPRMVYKRALRTFQDQYIATFNEVGVGLENERGSMSWDWNKFSNYFESGQFFHLYFGPRSFFLFPKSSMNADFIIKLRALLASHIRKGRT
- a CDS encoding M1 family metallopeptidase → MKKFYLCALSLLLLQGAFAQNTESKYNQHEAFAPDFYTQSGNMYRSADGTPGPAYWQNRADYNIQVRLDTAAKTIKGSVEISYTNNSPDGLPYLWLYVDQNIYREDSRATATTLISGGRWATPVYTKGDEISAITLKMDGKSYQPKYRITDTRLQILLPKELSAKGGKASIKIDYGFTIPERGTDRMGRLHTNNGWIYEIAQWYPRMCVYDDVEGWNTLPYLGAGEFYLEYGDIHYAITAPSNMVIVGSGTLDNPAEVLTKKQIAQLDKAKNSDATVMIHSLEDVKSGKDHLQKKELTWKFSCLNTRDVAWAASKAFIWDAARIKMQSGNEILAQSVYPEESATANGWDSSTYYTKRSIEINSYWHDFPYPVATNVAGTVGGMEYPGIVFCSSRATGASLWFVTLHEFGHNWFPMLVGSNERKYAWMDEGFNTFTNYFSSRIFHGGAYNNEPDKYRVAKRFFKEGAEVPMTIPDVIQPHNLGDEGYYKPAVGLLILRDVILGPERFDAAFKQYIKDWAYKHPTPADFFHSMENTAGEDLGWFWRGWFYNNWAIDQSVKNVDYVDGDPTKGALITLENIGQMPLPVQMEIQQENGQTLEMKLPVEIWQRGGQWTLQAKTTSKIKKVTLDPKKQYPDVDASNNVWPNAASTAMAIPSGIKAQDIINNYIQAIGGKTKLAAVKTYHEKLEGTTSGTKVNVDIYYKSPDKFSEVVNLPDMNMDVMKVVLNGNKGTMTQQGKTQPLEGKMLASFKNSMGIFPELKYGQAGYKLEAKDIQEVDGKKAYRVIVTNPQSYVTTNYYDINTHLKVKTESPQGSAVFSDYRDVKGIKIPYGNITDNMGHQSKMTATQVEINTPLADTLFQ
- the rho gene encoding transcription termination factor Rho, with protein sequence MYDILQLNDMLVPELLKIAEQLKVKVPASKKNDKQDLIYKILDKQAVDESEDKKAGEKKKPGRKRTVKATTGNTTEDAEVMSDEPEQDAKPRKRARKTVKKAPVAKAEKKEDAEHQEKVGVKLEAKKETKAPASRPAGAKKTEEESSAPASKTKTATAAATESAGKTPSTNKDTDLLNDNDIPKISDAFLALLSNDEGDISVEELEKIDEADLIPPTVNDRRPKFQKKEPVFNIEFDGIILSEGVLEMMPDGYGFLRSSDYNYLSSPDDVYVSPSQIKLFGLKTGDTVYGSVRPPKEGEKYFALLKVETINGKSPDEVRDRVPFDYLTPLFPFEKLNLYQSPINYSTRIMDLFTPIGKGQRGLIVAPPKVGKTVLLKEVANAIAANHPECYLMVVLIDERPEEVTDMERSVKAEVIASTFDEPAEKHVKVSAMALQKAKRLVECGHDVVILLDSITRLARAHNTVAPASGKVLSGGVESNAMQKPKQFFGAARKIEHGGSLTILATALVDTGSKMDEVIFEEFKGTGNMELLLDRRLANRRIFPAIDIVASSTRRDDLLISKEVLSRINVLRVYLGDMKTEEAMNDLLKQMRGTKSNEEFLASMNG
- a CDS encoding MmcQ/YjbR family DNA-binding protein, with amino-acid sequence MYLDDVRDFTLSLDPEIDECFPFGPETFVYKTGGKIFLLMAFDDVDLRLNLKCDPDRAVELRERYPAIIPGYHMNKKHWNTVILDGSLQTDMVRELIQHSFGLVYKKPEKRTKGAGKPRKKK
- a CDS encoding TIGR00266 family protein — protein: MQNHEIDYRVIGEEMQYVEVELDPGESAIAEPGSFMMMEDGIQMQTIFSDGSAQNAGILGKLFSAGKRLLAGENLFMTAYTNIAGAQKRHVSFAAPYPGKIIPIDLYNLGGKVICQKDAFLCAAKGVSVSIEFQRKLGTGLFGGEGFIMEKLEGDGMAFMHAGGHVVQKELRPGEVLKVDTGCIVGFTGQVNYDIEFIGGIKNTLFGGEGVFFATLRGPGTVWIQSLPVSRLAGRILAYGTYKQKDEGSILGALGGWLDGDNSR
- a CDS encoding RNA polymerase sigma factor — translated: MDQQINLGQTQLLQEIARGDEQAFKQLVDTYSDRLGLFIAAITKDHQLAQEVVQDVFLKIWQNRESLIAVNNFQNWLFVISKHRAINALRRAISLHYTPDEQIIVETDNQDLLLEKERRFCLLDEAVANLPEQQRKVYLLSRRGGKTYKQIAAELELSPGTVKKYLQLAVAQIIKQVEKGATLTFFIFFLK
- a CDS encoding FecR family protein → MDPNTEDLLNKWLDGSLTRPEADTLLQACKDPELQSTLDNWLFNQYDHPADKAVYFSREQKRVIYNKAIRPDTGSASAVPAIAESLMQFRRPADAPGTAFSSRRKSRRRRMLKAAASICIIGCLVFLFFKLNHPPAPVKSLTQATVSDIAAPLLATPTISWGQSHQAIAIDQALKDRAARISQDKNGCLVFNPVSPTAPSGTVSVPRGSRPVHIQLPDGSQVWINTGSSLRFPGMFDGSKRTVYLTGEAYFEVVHNKKQIFEVRQGDNTVSVLGTHFNINGYADNPATKVTLLTGLVQVNHASYLHPAEQAVVKEGSIQIHKDIDLQQVMAWKNNQFYFNGTTAQDILRQLARWYNIEIVYKGQVPQGHYSGIISKDNSLSQVLTILETGGIKFKLHQQSLWIY